A portion of the bacterium genome contains these proteins:
- a CDS encoding response regulator, with translation MNILVVEDDFISRRLLCRYLEKIGNCDVAINGAEAVAAVHDALHAQAHYDLICLDIMMPGMSGQEALEAIRKLEIEHDIHVGQGARVIMTTALEDHKAVRQAFKASADGYLVKPIEKLKLFKLLNELGLQTTIAG, from the coding sequence ATGAACATCCTTGTCGTGGAAGATGACTTCATCAGCCGTCGGTTGCTCTGCCGCTACCTGGAAAAAATCGGCAACTGCGATGTCGCCATCAACGGCGCTGAGGCCGTGGCGGCGGTCCATGACGCCCTGCATGCCCAGGCGCACTATGACCTCATCTGCCTGGACATCATGATGCCCGGCATGAGCGGGCAGGAGGCGCTCGAGGCCATCCGCAAGCTCGAGATCGAGCATGACATCCACGTCGGCCAGGGCGCCCGCGTGATCATGACCACGGCGCTGGAGGACCACAAGGCCGTGCGGCAGGCCTTCAAGGCGTCGGCTGACGGCTACCTGGTCAAGCCGATCGAGAAGCTGAAGCTCTTCAAGCTGCTGAACGAACTGGGCCTGCAGACGACGATCGCCGGCTGA
- a CDS encoding response regulator has translation MARILIAEDDPMVRRTITKGLAPLQHDLLFVSDGIHAMDVLRCNPCFDLLITDISMPLLDGRQLVSTIAHDKALCDLPVLIMSGVVGVNEISDLLDLGASAFLAKPLNMKALREDVTNCLELRSAGVR, from the coding sequence ATGGCCAGGATCCTGATCGCCGAGGACGATCCCATGGTGCGCCGCACCATCACCAAGGGCCTGGCGCCGCTCCAGCACGATCTGCTGTTCGTGAGCGACGGCATCCACGCCATGGACGTCCTGCGCTGCAACCCCTGCTTCGACCTGCTGATCACCGACATCTCGATGCCGCTGCTCGACGGCCGCCAGCTGGTGAGCACCATCGCGCACGACAAGGCGCTGTGCGACCTGCCCGTGCTGATCATGTCGGGCGTGGTGGGCGTGAACGAGATCTCCGACCTGCTGGACCTCGGCGCCTCGGCGTTCCTGGCCAAGCCCCTGAACATGAAGGCCCTGCGCGAGGACGTGACGAACTGCCTGGAGCTGCGGTCGGCCGGCGTCCGCTGA
- a CDS encoding protein-glutamate O-methyltransferase CheR, with protein MATLTAPRTDTPADRISDREFNAIRDLVYARFGITLGDHKKSLVVGRLQKVLAQRGFRTFQQYYDWLKNDASGQGLEELANRITTNHTFFNREPAHFEFFADTLLPQLVERRRAENRRELRFWCAGCSSGEEPYTLMMLMREHLGADAPNWKSILLATDLSETVLRKAINGVYDAERVSQMPLQLRRRWFVAHKDGNVRVHDDIRRAVIFKRHNLMSATFPFHHQFDAVFCRNVMIYFDHQTRLELVTKFHHHTAPGGYLFIGHSETLGRDETPYEYVMPALYRKRPQG; from the coding sequence ATGGCGACACTGACCGCACCGCGCACCGACACGCCCGCAGACCGCATCAGCGATCGCGAGTTCAACGCGATCCGCGACCTGGTCTACGCACGCTTCGGCATCACCCTTGGCGACCACAAGAAGAGCCTGGTGGTCGGGCGCCTGCAGAAGGTGCTTGCCCAGCGCGGATTCCGCACGTTCCAGCAGTACTACGACTGGCTGAAGAACGATGCTTCGGGCCAGGGCCTCGAGGAACTGGCCAATCGCATCACGACCAACCACACGTTCTTCAACCGCGAGCCGGCCCACTTCGAGTTCTTCGCCGACACGCTGCTGCCGCAACTGGTCGAGCGGCGCCGCGCGGAAAACCGCCGCGAACTGCGCTTCTGGTGCGCGGGCTGCTCGTCGGGCGAGGAACCCTATACGCTGATGATGCTGATGCGCGAGCACCTGGGTGCCGACGCGCCCAACTGGAAGTCGATCCTGTTGGCGACCGACCTGTCGGAAACCGTGCTCCGCAAGGCCATCAACGGCGTCTACGACGCTGAGCGCGTCAGCCAGATGCCGCTGCAGCTGCGCCGCCGCTGGTTCGTCGCGCATAAGGACGGCAACGTCCGCGTGCACGACGACATCCGTCGCGCGGTCATTTTCAAGCGGCACAACCTGATGTCGGCCACGTTCCCGTTCCATCACCAGTTCGATGCCGTCTTCTGCCGCAACGTCATGATCTACTTCGATCACCAGACGCGGCTCGAGCTGGTCACCAAGTTCCACCACCACACGGCGCCGGGCGGCTACCTGTTCATCGGCCACTCGGAAACACTCGGACGTGACGAGACTCCCTACGAGTACGTCATGCCGGCACTCTACCGCAAACGGCCCCAGGGCTGA